A genome region from candidate division KSB1 bacterium includes the following:
- the rfbB gene encoding dTDP-glucose 4,6-dehydratase — MKHYLVTGGSGFIGSNFIRYLFKTGGESVKITNLDKLTYAGNPENLKDIQDNPNYTFIKGDICDKPLVHDLMKDVDIVVNFAAESHVDRSIGSPDEFIMTDVFGTFSLLEAARLHPIEMFVQISTDEVYGSINEGSFKETDPLEPSSPYSASKAGADRLAFSYTVTYDLPVIITRCSNNYGPFQYPEKLIPLFVTHALNDKSLPIYGDGKNIRDWIYVLDHCDAIQFLIKNGKSGQVYNIGADNERMNIEITDTILETLNKPQSLKTYIKDRLGHDRRYSLDCQKIRAMGWTPKHDFKEAIQETIQWYVDNRSWWEPIKTGEYLDYYKQHYEESGE, encoded by the coding sequence ATGAAACATTATCTTGTGACAGGAGGGAGCGGATTTATCGGCAGCAATTTTATTCGCTATTTGTTCAAAACAGGGGGTGAATCGGTAAAGATCACCAACCTCGACAAGCTGACCTATGCGGGAAATCCGGAAAACCTCAAGGACATTCAGGATAATCCAAACTATACGTTTATCAAGGGAGATATTTGTGACAAACCATTGGTTCATGATTTGATGAAGGATGTGGATATCGTGGTGAATTTTGCTGCGGAAAGCCACGTTGACCGCTCTATCGGTTCACCGGACGAGTTTATTATGACCGATGTCTTTGGTACCTTTTCTCTGCTGGAGGCGGCGCGGCTGCATCCCATTGAAATGTTTGTGCAGATCAGCACCGACGAAGTCTACGGCAGCATTAACGAGGGATCGTTCAAGGAAACGGATCCACTGGAACCGTCCAGTCCTTATTCCGCCTCCAAGGCGGGAGCCGACCGGCTGGCGTTTTCCTATACAGTGACCTACGATCTTCCGGTCATTATCACCCGCTGTTCCAATAATTACGGACCGTTTCAGTATCCTGAAAAGCTGATCCCCCTGTTTGTGACCCATGCCCTAAATGATAAATCATTGCCGATCTACGGAGACGGCAAAAACATACGCGACTGGATATATGTTTTAGACCATTGTGACGCTATCCAGTTTTTGATTAAAAACGGCAAGTCAGGACAGGTTTACAATATCGGCGCGGACAATGAGCGCATGAATATCGAAATCACGGATACGATTCTGGAAACGTTGAATAAACCGCAATCGCTCAAAACCTATATCAAAGACCGGCTGGGACATGACCGCCGTTATTCACTGGATTGCCAAAAGATAAGAGCCATGGGCTGGACGCCCAAACACGATTTTAAAGAGGCTATACAGGAAACCATCCAATGGTACGTTGACAATCGGAGCTGGTGGGAACCCATCAAAACCGGTGAGTATCTGGACTATTATAAGCAGCATTATGAAGAATCAGGGGAATAG
- a CDS encoding nucleotide sugar dehydrogenase, whose protein sequence is MQLEQKIKDKSAKIGIIGLGYVGLPLAVEFADRGFQVTGIDNNAAKVEMINNGRNYIDDVADERLEKNVKAGRLAAVADYTHISKIDVIYICVPTPFTQNKEPDVSYIEHASRAIASGLRQGQLIILKSTTFPETTEGVVQPILEETGMQVGQDFYLAFSPERIDPGNKKWTTSTTPVVVGGVTETCTNLAAAANQAIIDKVVKVSSPKVAEMEKLLENIFRSVNIALVNEMARLCDRMGGIDIWEVVDAAATKPYGYMPFYPGPGIGGHCILIDPYYLSWKAREYDFHTQFIELAATTNEDMPFYVLGLIRRALSQVGAPFENGNILMLGVAFKKDVDDTRESPALKIIKFLKQRGAKNINYNDPHVPKLEIQGATYITVELTKENLQNADVVVITTNHSAYDIEFISEHAKAIVDTRNMTKGLKDKSKVAKLGAGELF, encoded by the coding sequence ATGCAGCTGGAACAGAAAATAAAGGACAAATCAGCGAAAATCGGAATCATCGGACTGGGATATGTGGGACTGCCGTTGGCGGTTGAATTCGCGGACAGGGGGTTCCAGGTGACGGGTATCGATAATAATGCCGCCAAAGTTGAAATGATCAACAACGGCCGTAATTATATTGATGATGTTGCCGATGAACGGCTTGAGAAAAACGTAAAGGCGGGGCGGCTGGCTGCGGTTGCGGATTATACCCATATCAGCAAGATTGATGTGATCTATATCTGTGTTCCGACACCCTTTACGCAAAACAAGGAACCGGACGTTTCCTATATCGAACATGCCTCCAGAGCCATTGCCTCCGGACTGCGCCAGGGTCAGTTGATTATTCTCAAAAGCACCACGTTTCCGGAAACCACTGAAGGCGTTGTACAGCCGATTCTGGAAGAGACCGGTATGCAGGTGGGTCAAGATTTTTATCTCGCCTTTTCCCCGGAACGCATCGATCCCGGGAATAAAAAATGGACCACATCAACCACACCCGTGGTGGTTGGCGGTGTCACGGAAACATGCACAAACCTGGCTGCGGCGGCCAATCAAGCGATTATTGATAAAGTGGTCAAGGTTTCTTCTCCCAAAGTGGCGGAAATGGAAAAGCTGCTGGAAAATATATTTCGCAGCGTTAATATTGCCCTGGTGAATGAAATGGCGCGTTTGTGCGACCGTATGGGCGGCATTGATATCTGGGAGGTGGTGGACGCTGCAGCAACCAAACCTTACGGCTATATGCCGTTTTATCCGGGACCCGGAATCGGCGGGCATTGTATCCTGATCGATCCCTATTATTTATCATGGAAAGCGCGCGAGTATGACTTTCATACCCAGTTCATCGAACTGGCGGCTACCACCAATGAAGATATGCCCTTTTACGTTCTGGGACTCATCCGGCGCGCCCTGAGTCAGGTGGGCGCACCGTTTGAAAACGGGAATATTCTGATGCTCGGTGTGGCATTTAAAAAGGATGTGGATGACACCCGCGAATCTCCGGCGCTCAAGATTATTAAATTTCTGAAACAGCGCGGCGCCAAAAATATTAATTATAATGATCCGCATGTGCCTAAACTCGAGATTCAGGGTGCGACCTATATTACAGTTGAATTGACAAAAGAAAATTTACAAAACGCGGACGTGGTGGTGATTACCACCAACCACTCGGCCTATGATATTGAATTTATATCCGAACATGCCAAGGCCATTGTGGATACGCGAAATATGACAAAAGGCTTGAAAGACAAATCTAAAGTCGCCAAACTTGGAGCCGGGGAACTGTTTTAA
- a CDS encoding NAD+ synthase, with product MNSLRMGQVQINTIVGDLDGNYKKIIQSIKQAERNGCDLVVLPELAITGYPPEDLLLRPHFIKAQRRILDDIIRQNSSIITVLGFVDQAQGDLYNAAAVIQDQSLKAVYHKIELPNYSVFDEERYFTSGSAPLVLDVGSVKVGISICEDIWVKDSVIECEALTGGAEILVNISASPFTTGKNVQRYQLIREHCRRTHSIMAYTNLVGGQDELVFDGQSLVMDDQGDLIAAGRSFETDLIQVDLNVSRLRERREQQDFSDRVKNCTTRFRHVTTVDMMIQKSEKPVLKASDTPLRRLDATEELYKALILGLKDYVSKNGFTDVVFGLSGGIDSALVSAIAVDALGSEHVHPVIMPSQYSTRGSVDDSELLCRNMGLESITLPIRSVFDSVIELLKPVFSNLAEDVTEENLQARIRGNLVMALSNKFGWLALATGNKSELSVGYCTIYGDMVGGFAPLMDVKKGRVYRLAKYRNAKAGFDFIPNEIMNKQPSAELKPDQQDQDSLPPYDELDEILRLYIEHSMGAREIIEAGHDPETVTRITALVDRNEYKRRQAAPGIKITSMSFGKDRRMPITNHYRRS from the coding sequence ATGAATTCTCTGCGCATGGGACAGGTTCAGATCAATACAATTGTAGGTGACCTGGACGGTAATTACAAAAAAATTATTCAAAGTATCAAACAGGCGGAACGCAACGGCTGTGATTTGGTCGTCTTACCCGAACTGGCCATTACCGGGTATCCGCCGGAAGATCTTTTGCTGCGGCCGCATTTTATCAAAGCCCAGCGCCGCATCCTGGATGATATTATCCGGCAAAATTCCAGCATTATTACGGTTCTCGGCTTTGTTGATCAAGCTCAAGGGGATTTATACAATGCAGCAGCGGTTATTCAGGATCAGAGTTTAAAAGCGGTATATCATAAAATTGAACTACCCAATTACAGCGTGTTTGATGAAGAACGTTATTTTACATCCGGTTCAGCGCCGCTGGTTCTGGATGTGGGATCTGTCAAGGTTGGAATCAGTATTTGTGAAGACATCTGGGTCAAAGACAGCGTCATCGAGTGCGAAGCCCTGACCGGAGGCGCAGAAATTCTCGTGAATATATCCGCCTCTCCGTTTACCACCGGTAAGAATGTGCAGCGCTACCAATTGATCCGCGAGCATTGCCGGCGCACCCATTCCATCATGGCTTATACCAATCTGGTCGGGGGACAGGATGAACTGGTGTTTGACGGACAAAGTCTGGTGATGGATGATCAGGGCGACCTGATTGCCGCGGGCAGATCATTTGAAACGGACCTGATCCAGGTTGACCTAAATGTCAGTCGGCTGCGCGAACGCCGGGAGCAGCAGGACTTTTCCGATAGGGTCAAAAATTGCACAACCCGGTTCAGGCACGTCACTACGGTTGACATGATGATTCAAAAATCCGAAAAACCGGTATTGAAAGCATCAGACACACCGCTCAGGCGCCTGGATGCAACGGAAGAGCTTTACAAGGCGCTGATTCTGGGCCTGAAAGATTATGTCAGTAAAAACGGCTTTACCGATGTGGTTTTTGGTCTGAGCGGCGGCATCGACTCGGCTCTGGTTTCAGCAATCGCAGTTGATGCGCTGGGCAGCGAACATGTGCATCCGGTGATCATGCCGTCGCAGTACAGCACGCGCGGCAGTGTGGATGACTCTGAACTATTATGCCGTAATATGGGTCTTGAGTCGATTACACTGCCAATCCGCTCAGTCTTTGATTCTGTCATCGAGTTATTGAAACCTGTGTTTTCAAATCTTGCGGAAGATGTAACTGAGGAGAACCTGCAGGCGCGTATTCGGGGTAATCTGGTTATGGCGCTTTCCAATAAATTCGGCTGGCTGGCTCTGGCCACCGGTAACAAAAGCGAGCTGAGTGTCGGGTATTGCACCATATACGGCGACATGGTCGGAGGATTTGCTCCGCTGATGGACGTGAAAAAAGGAAGAGTCTACAGGCTGGCGAAATACCGCAATGCAAAAGCGGGGTTTGATTTTATCCCGAATGAAATCATGAACAAACAGCCGTCCGCCGAACTCAAGCCGGACCAGCAGGATCAGGACTCTTTACCGCCCTATGATGAGCTGGACGAAATACTCAGACTCTATATCGAACACTCTATGGGAGCCCGGGAAATCATCGAGGCGGGACATGACCCGGAAACCGTCACCCGCATTACCGCGTTGGTGGATCGAAACGAGTACAAGCGTCGTCAGGCCGCTCCGGGCATTAAAATCACGTCGATGTCGTTTGGCAAGGACCGGCGGATGCCGATCACCAACCATTACCGGCGCAGCTAA
- a CDS encoding bifunctional 4-hydroxy-2-oxoglutarate aldolase/2-dehydro-3-deoxy-phosphogluconate aldolase, with protein sequence MTLKRFEVYNLMYNTGVVPLFYHPDADTAIKTLDACYKGGLRILEYTNRGPRAHEVFRHMAEHAAQQMPDMVLGVGSVVTPETSDLYIQLGAKFVVSPLLNPDMARTCNRRKVGWIPGCSTASEISRAEELGAEVVKVYPATLLGGPKFIKTMLAPCPWMSLMPSQGVAPTRENLTEWFDAGAFCVGMGSKIITGDILKNGRFDQLEKNMRDLLELITDIKS encoded by the coding sequence ATGACACTGAAACGATTTGAGGTTTACAATCTGATGTACAACACTGGTGTGGTGCCGTTGTTTTACCACCCGGATGCGGACACAGCAATAAAAACTCTGGACGCCTGCTACAAGGGCGGTTTGCGCATATTGGAATACACCAATCGGGGACCGCGCGCGCATGAGGTGTTCCGGCACATGGCTGAACACGCTGCGCAGCAGATGCCGGATATGGTCCTGGGTGTGGGATCAGTGGTGACACCGGAGACATCGGACCTGTATATTCAATTGGGTGCGAAATTCGTCGTGTCACCGCTGCTCAACCCGGATATGGCCCGCACCTGCAACCGCCGCAAAGTGGGGTGGATTCCCGGCTGCTCCACAGCGTCCGAGATTTCCCGGGCGGAGGAACTGGGCGCGGAAGTGGTCAAGGTTTATCCGGCCACTCTTTTAGGCGGACCCAAATTCATCAAGACCATGCTGGCACCCTGCCCCTGGATGTCTCTGATGCCGTCTCAAGGTGTGGCGCCTACGCGGGAAAATCTCACCGAATGGTTCGACGCCGGCGCCTTTTGTGTGGGAATGGGCTCCAAGATTATTACCGGTGATATATTAAAAAATGGTCGATTTGATCAGCTGGAAAAAAACATGCGGGATTTGCTGGAACTAATCACAGATATCAAATCCTGA
- a CDS encoding glycoside hydrolase family 9 protein encodes MKVLLRNISVFLMLMLPVLTVGLASAADSGLTINEKEYFEMPGLNVFVFQNAYPDGHQGGIEIIQHGNRTASCGNVRLSVAPGQWQPIPQYGEKGGQKSSASPDAIALEERRVDQQANEISLVCRYPYKSRDSQGFNPIIYPDLNLQYNVRVQAEGKSFKIIVDLEKPLPEEWVGQVGFNLELFPGHYYNKAFYMDGESGIFPRQAHGPSTKSERNHYNPVPLATGRHLTVAPESKLSRMTIKNHINDLCLLDGSYKHANGWFVVRSLIPEGATDGAVEWTVTPNVMPDWQYGPVVHTSQVGYHPDQVKRAIIELDDAVKTVQSAVLQRVKSSGEIRSVLTGKPEWWGQHLRYNYAIFDFTQITEPGAYLVQYGDFQTPVFQISEDVYKRHVWQPTLEYFMPVQMCHMRVNEKYRIWHGKCHMDDALMAPLNINHFDGYDNQDESSTLSPFKPLEHVPGLNVGGWHDAGDYDLRVETQARTVRILTLMYEEFNVDYDETFVDQENKFVEIHHPDGKADVLQQIEHGVLSILAGYRSLGRLYRGIICPSLRQYVQLGDAANATDNQVFDNEAEKIKIKDVDGLWYKKVANRYSNRFDPDVYDESFEYVVPELDDRLVFTETNPARQMLGATALAAAARVLDRYDADLADECLQTAKALWITHRSATGRRAENAKIELLTELILTLGKDEYKQALCDIPVPSVQDMERVGWSIGRVLGELDCPEYTQNVTKAAKHLGKTLDVRLAENPFGAEHSEFHNVGMNYYFLHKAWPEFIKSEHLFNALNYQLGCHPGHTTTSLVSGVGTNSPVVAYGTNRADWSYIPGGTFWGGFNILTPDLPENKTWPFFWQEREYITSGACVYMFGVLAVDQLLSE; translated from the coding sequence ATGAAAGTGCTGTTAAGAAACATCTCGGTTTTTTTGATGCTTATGCTGCCGGTTCTGACCGTCGGTTTGGCGTCTGCAGCCGATAGCGGTCTCACCATCAATGAGAAAGAATATTTCGAAATGCCGGGCCTGAATGTGTTTGTGTTTCAAAATGCCTATCCGGATGGACACCAGGGCGGGATTGAAATTATTCAGCACGGAAACCGAACCGCAAGCTGCGGTAATGTGCGACTAAGTGTTGCTCCCGGACAATGGCAACCCATCCCCCAATATGGAGAAAAAGGCGGACAAAAAAGCAGCGCATCACCGGACGCTATTGCCCTGGAGGAGCGTCGCGTTGACCAGCAAGCGAACGAAATCAGTCTGGTCTGCCGCTATCCGTATAAGAGCCGTGACAGTCAAGGATTTAATCCTATTATTTACCCTGATTTAAACCTTCAATACAATGTGCGCGTGCAGGCAGAGGGGAAATCTTTCAAGATCATTGTCGATTTGGAAAAACCGCTGCCCGAGGAATGGGTCGGGCAGGTCGGATTTAATCTGGAACTGTTTCCCGGCCATTATTACAACAAAGCGTTTTATATGGACGGAGAATCCGGAATTTTTCCACGCCAGGCTCACGGCCCGTCTACCAAAAGCGAGCGCAATCATTACAATCCGGTTCCTCTGGCCACCGGCAGACATCTGACCGTGGCTCCTGAAAGCAAATTATCCAGAATGACCATCAAAAATCACATCAATGATCTATGCCTGCTGGATGGCAGCTACAAACATGCCAACGGCTGGTTTGTAGTGCGTTCGCTAATCCCGGAAGGCGCTACGGACGGCGCCGTAGAATGGACTGTGACACCCAATGTCATGCCGGACTGGCAGTATGGTCCGGTGGTGCATACCTCTCAGGTGGGTTATCATCCCGATCAGGTCAAACGCGCCATCATTGAACTGGATGATGCGGTCAAAACCGTGCAAAGCGCGGTTTTGCAGCGGGTAAAATCCAGCGGCGAAATCCGCAGCGTTCTGACCGGCAAGCCGGAGTGGTGGGGACAGCATCTGCGCTACAATTATGCAATTTTTGATTTTACTCAGATAACCGAACCCGGCGCCTATCTGGTACAGTATGGAGATTTCCAAACGCCGGTGTTCCAAATATCAGAGGATGTTTACAAACGCCATGTGTGGCAGCCCACTTTGGAATACTTTATGCCGGTGCAAATGTGTCACATGCGCGTGAATGAAAAATACCGAATCTGGCACGGAAAATGTCATATGGATGATGCCTTGATGGCGCCTCTGAATATCAATCATTTTGACGGCTATGACAATCAGGACGAGTCCTCCACTTTGTCTCCGTTCAAGCCGCTGGAGCATGTTCCCGGTCTGAATGTTGGAGGTTGGCATGACGCCGGTGATTACGATTTACGCGTGGAAACTCAGGCGCGAACGGTGCGCATTTTGACGCTAATGTACGAAGAATTTAATGTCGATTACGACGAAACCTTTGTGGATCAGGAAAACAAGTTTGTTGAAATTCATCACCCGGACGGCAAAGCCGATGTGCTGCAGCAGATTGAACACGGTGTCCTGAGCATCCTGGCCGGTTACCGCAGTCTCGGACGCCTGTACCGCGGTATTATTTGTCCTTCTCTGCGCCAGTACGTTCAACTGGGTGATGCCGCCAATGCCACGGATAATCAGGTGTTTGATAACGAGGCGGAAAAGATAAAAATCAAAGATGTAGACGGTCTCTGGTATAAAAAAGTGGCAAACCGTTACTCTAATCGATTTGACCCGGATGTGTATGATGAATCTTTTGAATATGTGGTTCCGGAACTGGATGACCGTCTGGTGTTTACGGAAACCAATCCGGCGCGACAGATGCTGGGCGCCACGGCTTTGGCGGCTGCAGCACGCGTACTGGACCGTTATGACGCTGATCTGGCCGACGAATGCCTGCAAACCGCAAAAGCCCTCTGGATAACTCATAGAAGCGCAACCGGCCGCCGGGCTGAAAATGCCAAAATCGAACTTTTGACTGAATTGATTCTTACCCTCGGTAAGGATGAATACAAACAGGCTCTATGCGATATTCCGGTTCCGTCTGTTCAAGATATGGAGCGTGTTGGCTGGAGTATCGGCCGGGTGCTCGGCGAATTGGATTGTCCGGAATACACGCAAAACGTGACAAAAGCCGCCAAACATTTGGGCAAAACCCTGGACGTGCGTCTGGCTGAAAACCCGTTTGGAGCCGAACACAGTGAATTTCACAATGTGGGTATGAATTATTATTTTCTGCACAAAGCGTGGCCGGAATTCATCAAAAGCGAACATTTGTTCAATGCCTTGAATTACCAGCTGGGCTGTCATCCGGGACACACCACCACTTCCCTGGTCTCAGGCGTGGGCACCAACTCTCCCGTGGTAGCCTACGGCACGAATCGGGCGGACTGGAGTTATATTCCCGGCGGTACGTTTTGGGGCGGATTCAACATTCTGACCCCGGATTTGCCGGAAAACAAAACCTGGCCGTTTTTCTGGCAAGAACGCGAGTACATCACCAGTGGCGCTTGTGTGTACATGTTTGGTGTACTGGCAGTTGATCAATTGTTATCAGAATAG
- a CDS encoding DUF4861 family protein codes for MSYWQPKHEQHDYVGCGVIIPQGQTRFSQKQGHVMLSVNPEMNRYVYYAGAGWSKSPDFQTRTDWDHYLKTFSMRLSYPLELTIE; via the coding sequence TTGTCCTATTGGCAGCCCAAACACGAACAGCATGATTACGTGGGGTGCGGTGTGATTATCCCGCAGGGTCAGACGCGCTTTTCGCAAAAACAGGGACATGTGATGCTGTCGGTGAATCCGGAAATGAATCGCTATGTGTATTACGCCGGCGCAGGATGGAGCAAGAGCCCGGATTTCCAGACACGAACGGATTGGGATCATTACCTAAAAACATTTTCCATGCGCCTGTCTTATCCCCTCGAACTCACCATTGAATAA
- a CDS encoding glycoside hydrolase family 88 protein gives MTPKRLLIYALFLVFLFSFALFSQPGPGSAYQSMTDNGAWCWFSDPRAVYHDGTVYTGWVTNTGDITVGALNTKSMNLEQTILHKNLTADDHAHPSLLIRPDGRIVVFYSKHGGDKMYIRVSKKPHDISVWGPVIHPEFDHSGNGICYTNPAQLSGEKNRMYLFWRGIDWKPTFSLSDDGGRSWADDRKLIESEGARPYVKVVSDGDNSIHFAFTDGHPRQQPENSIYYMKYENGNFYKADGSEIKSMDDLPIQVKETDVVYDGKRTKVRAWIWDLALDDQGRPVIAYTRLPDENDHRYHYVRWNGNGWKDHELCIAGGWFPETPKHNTEREPHYSGGLVLDHDNPDMVYLSRDVSGTFEIEKWQTPDKGTTWIATPITRNSNYDQVRPVAVRGHQGEPSVLWMHNRSYTHYTKYNSEIKMNIKKTSLSADFDPDAVYRAMQRVADWQWANPSQHSPRDWTTGALMSGMTAWAEMAQDPVYLDSLLAFSERAGWRPGDRIYHADDHCIAWTYLQLYERYGDPSMIKPIRDRFDYILEHPAETQLDWTTPGASKRWGWCDALYMGPPVWAKLAQITGDDRYLNFMNREWWATTDYLYDTDEHLYYRDSRYFERRERNDEKIFWSRGNGWVFAGLARVLETLPLNYPDRDRYEALYKEMAARIVELQTGDGLWHSSLLDPESYPVPETSGSGFYTYGLAWGINHGLLDRKEYLPSVKQAWTALVESVYRSGKLGYVQPIGADPRNVKPEMTEIYGVGAFLYAGSEVYKLTLFDGAPRLTVHAANPLTQRRGPETLEVDADVLSKNGFKTVEKCAVFDVQENRFLVSQALKLDRRPVADLLLFQSDFAPGERRTFWIVEQRKDYDIPEPEYKAHAMFVPERKDDFAWESDRIAYRMYGPALEEETISAGIDVWVKSVHYPILHKWYAGEDYHSDHGEGLDFYKVGPTSGCGGFVFSGKDTLYTAPHNFREWRILANGPIRSVFELDYADWNTGNGESRETKRISLDLGSNLNRIECRFPDLQTPASGDCSHCSA, from the coding sequence ATGACACCCAAACGTTTGTTGATATATGCTTTGTTTTTGGTTTTTCTTTTTTCTTTTGCTCTGTTTTCTCAGCCCGGCCCCGGCAGCGCTTATCAGTCTATGACCGATAACGGCGCCTGGTGTTGGTTCTCTGACCCGCGAGCGGTATACCATGACGGCACGGTTTATACAGGATGGGTAACGAACACCGGCGATATTACCGTCGGAGCTTTGAATACAAAATCTATGAATCTTGAGCAAACCATACTGCACAAAAACCTGACAGCGGATGATCATGCCCATCCGTCCCTGCTGATTCGACCCGACGGCCGCATTGTCGTGTTTTACAGCAAACACGGCGGTGACAAGATGTATATCCGTGTTTCGAAAAAACCCCATGATATTTCAGTTTGGGGTCCTGTCATCCATCCGGAATTTGATCATTCCGGAAACGGGATTTGTTACACCAATCCGGCGCAGCTGTCCGGTGAAAAGAACCGCATGTATCTGTTCTGGCGCGGCATTGACTGGAAACCCACGTTTTCTCTCTCGGATGATGGCGGCCGCAGCTGGGCAGATGATCGAAAACTGATTGAGAGTGAGGGAGCCAGGCCATACGTTAAGGTGGTCAGCGACGGAGACAACAGCATCCATTTTGCGTTTACAGACGGACATCCGCGCCAACAGCCGGAAAACAGTATCTATTATATGAAATATGAAAACGGCAATTTTTATAAAGCGGACGGCAGCGAGATTAAATCTATGGATGATCTGCCGATTCAGGTAAAGGAAACAGATGTGGTGTATGACGGCAAACGCACCAAGGTGCGCGCCTGGATTTGGGATCTCGCGCTGGACGACCAGGGCCGGCCGGTGATTGCCTATACGCGTCTGCCTGATGAGAATGACCACCGCTATCATTATGTCCGCTGGAACGGGAACGGTTGGAAGGACCACGAGCTCTGTATTGCCGGGGGCTGGTTTCCCGAGACCCCCAAGCACAATACTGAACGTGAACCGCATTATTCGGGCGGACTTGTTCTGGATCATGACAATCCGGATATGGTTTATCTGTCAAGGGATGTCAGCGGTACGTTTGAAATCGAAAAATGGCAGACCCCGGACAAGGGGACGACGTGGATAGCGACACCGATAACCCGGAACTCGAATTATGACCAGGTGCGTCCTGTGGCGGTACGCGGACATCAGGGAGAACCTTCTGTGCTGTGGATGCACAACCGATCTTACACACACTATACAAAGTATAATTCAGAGATCAAAATGAATATCAAAAAAACGTCCCTGTCCGCTGATTTTGACCCGGACGCCGTGTACCGGGCGATGCAGCGGGTAGCCGACTGGCAATGGGCCAATCCGTCGCAGCACTCGCCGCGCGACTGGACCACGGGTGCGCTGATGAGCGGAATGACCGCCTGGGCGGAAATGGCGCAGGACCCGGTCTATCTGGATTCGCTTCTGGCATTCAGCGAACGCGCCGGATGGCGGCCCGGCGATCGGATCTATCATGCGGATGATCATTGTATTGCCTGGACCTATCTGCAGCTGTATGAACGCTATGGTGATCCGTCAATGATCAAACCTATCCGTGACCGCTTTGACTATATCCTGGAGCATCCGGCTGAAACACAGCTGGACTGGACCACGCCGGGCGCATCAAAGCGCTGGGGCTGGTGCGATGCTCTGTACATGGGACCGCCGGTCTGGGCCAAACTGGCGCAGATCACCGGCGATGACCGCTATCTGAATTTTATGAACAGGGAATGGTGGGCGACCACGGATTACCTGTATGATACCGATGAACATCTCTACTACCGCGACAGCCGCTATTTTGAGCGGCGCGAACGCAATGATGAAAAAATATTCTGGAGCCGCGGTAATGGATGGGTGTTTGCCGGACTCGCCCGGGTGCTGGAAACCCTGCCCCTCAATTATCCGGACCGGGATCGTTACGAGGCACTCTACAAAGAGATGGCGGCGCGCATCGTCGAGCTTCAGACCGGCGACGGGCTGTGGCATTCCAGTCTGCTGGATCCGGAAAGTTATCCGGTTCCCGAAACCAGTGGCAGCGGCTTTTATACTTACGGTCTGGCCTGGGGCATCAATCACGGCCTGTTGGATCGTAAAGAATATCTACCGTCCGTGAAACAGGCCTGGACCGCACTGGTCGAATCCGTGTACCGCAGCGGCAAACTCGGCTACGTGCAGCCTATCGGTGCCGATCCGCGCAATGTAAAACCTGAAATGACAGAAATTTACGGAGTCGGTGCATTTCTGTACGCCGGCAGTGAAGTGTATAAACTGACCCTGTTCGACGGCGCGCCGCGCCTCACCGTACACGCGGCCAACCCCCTGACACAGCGCCGCGGTCCCGAGACCCTTGAAGTGGATGCAGACGTTCTCTCGAAAAACGGATTCAAGACGGTCGAAAAATGTGCGGTTTTTGATGTGCAGGAAAACCGCTTTTTGGTGAGCCAGGCGCTCAAGCTGGACCGCCGGCCCGTAGCGGACCTGCTGCTGTTCCAAAGCGATTTTGCGCCGGGAGAACGCCGGACGTTTTGGATTGTCGAGCAACGCAAGGATTATGATATTCCGGAACCTGAGTATAAAGCTCATGCCATGTTTGTCCCGGAACGCAAGGATGATTTCGCCTGGGAAAGCGACCGCATCGCCTACCGGATGTACGGTCCGGCGCTGGAGGAGGAAACCATTTCCGCCGGGATCGATGTCTGGGTTAAATCCGTGCATTATCCGATATTGCACAAATGGTACGCCGGTGAGGATTATCACAGCGATCACGGTGAAGGTCTGGATTTTTACAAAGTCGGACCCACCAGCGGCTGCGGCGGATTTGTATTTTCCGGAAAAGATACACTGTATACCGCGCCGCACAATTTCCGCGAATGGCGTATTCTGGCCAATGGTCCGATCCGCAGCGTGTTTGAACTGGATTATGCCGACTGGAATACCGGAAACGGTGAATCACGCGAGACCAAACGCATTTCCCTGGATCTGGGATCGAACCTCAATCGGATCGAATGCCGGTTTCCGGATTTGCAGACACCGGCATCCGGAGACTGCAGCCATTGTTCAGCGTGA